The genomic region gtggagtgcaatgaggcaggtggttagagcattggactagttcaaatcaaaatcaaatcaaatttatttatatagcccttcgtacatcagctgatatctcaaagtgctgtacagaaacccagcctaaaaccccaaacagcaagcaatgcaggtgtagaagcacggtggttaggaaaaactccctagaaaggccaaaacctaggaagaaacctagagaggaaccaggctatgtggggtggccagtcctcttctggctgtgccgggtagagattataacagaacatggccaagatgttcaactgtaaggttgcaagattgaatcccagcgctgacaaggtaaaaatctgtcgttctgcccctgaacaaggcagttaacccattgttcctaggccttcattgaaaataagaatttgttcttaactgacttgcctagttaaataaaggtgtaaaaaaaaaaaaaaaaaatttttaaatgggcaaaatactgatttccgattgttatgaaaacttgaaatcggcccttttaatcggccattctgattaatcggtcgacctctactctgaatccagttcccgtcaatatccagcaacttcgcacagccattgaagaagtGTGacaacaggccacaatcaacagcctgatcaactcaatgcgaagaagatgtgttgcgctgcatgaggaacatggtggtaacaccagatactgactggtttcctgatccacacccctaaagatgcatatctgtattcccagtcatgtgaaatctaaagattagggcctcatgtatttcagttgactgagttccttatatgaactgtaactcagtaaaatctttgaaattgttccatgttatttttaaaaatatttttgtttACTATATATTTTCAGAAGAGAGGAAGCAAGCAAGGCTGTTTGATGGACTTCTGAATACAGAAAAGATGAGATGGACACTGCAGAgccttacagttgaagtcggaagtttacacacaccttagctaaatacattttaactcagtttttcacaattcctgacatttaatcctagtaaaaagtccctgtcttaggtcagttaggatcaccactttattttaagaatgtgaaatgtcagaataatagtatagagattgatttctgcttttatttcttttctcacattcccagtgggtcagaagtttacaaacactcaattagtatttggtagcattacctttaaattgtttaacttaggtagatttccacaagcttcccacaataagttgggtgacttttggcccgttcctcctgacagagtgggtgcaactgagtcaggtttgtaggcctccttgcttgcacatgctttttgagttctgcccacaaatattctatgggattgaggtcagaactttgtgatggtcactcaaTACCTTGGCTTTGTTGTCCGTAAGtcattttccacaactttggaaatatgcttgaggtcattgtccatttggaagacctatttgcgaccaagctttaacttcctgactgatgtcttgagatgttgcttcaatatatccacgtaattttcctccctcatgatgacatctattttgtgaggtgcaccagtccttcctgcagcaaagcacctccacaacatgatgctgccaccccctgtgcttcatggttcggatggtgctcttcggcttgcaagcctccccctttttcctctaaacatgacgatggtcattatggccaaacggttcaatttttgtttcatcagaccagaggacatttctcaaagtacggtctttgtccccatgtgcagttgcaaaccgtagtctggctttttttatggcggttttgaagcagtggcttcttccttgccaagtggcctttcaggttatgtcgatataggactcgttttactgtggatatagatacttataccggtttcctccagcatcttcacaaggtgttttgctgttctgggattgatttgcacttttcgtacccaAGTATGTTattctctaggaaacagaacgtgtcgccttcctgagcagtatgacggctgcgtggtcccttggtgtttatatttgcgtactagtGTTTgagttcttttgattttctcatgttgtcaagaggcactgagtttgaaggtaggccttgaaataaatccacaggtacacctccaaatgatgtcaattagcttatcaagcttctaaagccatgacatttttttgaatttttaaaggcacagtcaacttagtgtatgtaaacttctgacccactggaattgtgatacagtgaaataatttgtctgttaacattttttgggggaaatTACGTGTCATgaacaacttgccaaaactatggtttgtttgcaagaaatttgtggagtggttgaaaaacgagttttaatgacgccatcctaagtgtatgtaaacctccgacttcaactctgTCTGACTCACCAATAGCTAGGCTTCCCTTTCTTTATAATCATTTACTATTGTTAAATATCACTATGCAGATATATCGCCGGCATTTCCTGGTCgataaaattctaatagttcgcctaatttcagttagTGACACAACAATCAACTATAGTGTAGCATCTAAAactctgaaatatattttccataaccaaaaatattgtattttcagttgTTTGAAACTTGTGCAccaaaccgaaagtaaaagactcAAAAAAGTTAACTTAAAAATGGTAAGTATAGAAATAGTGCgcagaacagatctaccgcttcttagacttgctttctaTTAGAATGACAGACCTATACTATAACACACATTTATATGTGAATTTTGTCAGGTCGCCAAAAAGTGACCTATTGCAGCTTTAAGTGGAGAAAAGGGGGTGGTGGTTAATGTAAATATTATCTACAGGTCACACTCTTATAAGATCTAATCTGGCTTGAGCTTGGCATTCCTCTTTAGAGGCCGGCTGCTCATTCCCAAAGGCAGAGGGGGGCTCACTGCTCCACTTTCAGGGCTCCCTGAGCCAAAAACGGCCTTCACCAAACAGGAGAGTGTGtttttgcgtcccaaatggcaccctaatccctagtgcacttcttttgaccagggcccatagtgcactgtatagggaaatgggtgccatttgggatgcaaccctgGAGAGGGGCTCAACCCTGGAGAGGGGCTCAACCCTGGAGAGGGGCTCAACCCTGGAGAGGGGCTCAACCCTGGAGAGGGGCTCTCTTTCAGCATTGTGGATTACTTGACCGTATAAGGGCTCAGACAGCAATAACGTGCAAGACGGACAACACTGGTGTTTGAAGTAGAGAAGGTAGTCTGAGTGATACGAATGTGAAGGGGGAAGGGGATTCTACAGTATGCGCTGTGACTATAAACTCTGGAATTAGGCCTATAGCCTAGTGAGTCTTGTTTAGTTGGCAAGTAGCCTAACATCCAAAATAGGCACTGGAGGTAAACTAATCAGAACAGAAGAGAATGCATGCAGAATGGTTGAGGAAGGTGGGCTGTTGCTTGACGCATCAAATCTGGAATATATCTGAGGGGGGATTAGGGATTAACGGGACATCAGTttctgattttattttatttgttgttttataCGCAAATTTCAAGGTGACGCTGTACATCAACAAAACGCTGCAGATTGTGCTAACGAGGTTATTTGAAAAGGCCATTCTAGAAACCATTAAGTCTAAATAGGGACTGCACATTTTGAACTTCAGTAAATATCAAGCCCTGGCTCGTATGAAGTAATTCCTAAAGACCACGTATGTCTGTTAATCTaatgtgctgtgttctgtctgttggCAGATGACCCTGGGCCATGAAATTGGCGCCGGGGCGGCGTGTCTGAAATGCAAGGACAAGTGTGAGGGGTTTGAGCTACACTTCTGGAGGTTTGTACtgtattgttgtctctgtgttgtataCTTATTATCATTTTTCATATATTGAATTCAAGATAATCCAGACCCGATGGGGACAACAATGCTTATTTTCTCTTAGCTTCACAACAACAGGGAAAGCCACAGGCCCTGAAAGCATGTTGCAACCGATCATTGTTGTCTACTATTACAGTTTTTGTTATCTTAAATTTGAAATAACCTTAATGTCCTACATTACTTTGACTTCCTGTCTGATTTCTGGATTTACAATGCAGTCTTTATCTGGACCAATGCCTCATGAAAATAGGTCTCCCCCAATGTCCTCAAGTCAAGCCAGCATTCCTGCTTCCCGCTTCCCCCGACAATTATCCACACTCGGCTAGCTTTCCTGAAGACATCACAACAGGTGCCCCGGTGCCTACTGCAGTGGCCAGTTGCTATGGCAACACCTAACTGTCACAATTCCTTCCATCTTGATCATGGTCAGGCGTGCAGGGCAAGCCCAGTTTGTGGAAATAAGAACGGAACAGGAAAGACATTCTGTGTTATTTGATCCTAAGGTGGCGACATCACTCATCCCACCTTAGCAGAAGTTTGGTGATCTCAATTGTCCAGTATCCTGCCTCCCACAACTCCACTTACTCACAAGCTTGTGACTGTTTCCCAAAAGTCATGAATATTTCCTCTTCCATGACCACTGATCTGAAAAGATGTGAAAGCAATAGGGTATCTATCTAAACGCCTGGGCCTTTGACCTGCTTTACGCTATAGGGCAGGTgtattcaactctgaccctatgAGGTCCGAcgtctgctggttttctgttctacctgataattcatTGCATGCACCTGGTGTCCCTGGTCTAAATCAGGCGTGCAGGGCAAGCCCAGTCTATTTTTAAAAGCAGTTGAGGTTCAGTGATGAGTTTCAGGGCTGTATGGCCACACGCTGGTtgaacattgtttccacgtcatatCAATATAATGttattgaaccaacgtggaatagatatTGAATTCAAGTCTGTGCCCAGTTGGTAGAGGTTTTCCTAGTGAGGCGATCATAAAACCTAGACATTTTTGGTGAGTACTTAGACCCAACCATACGTCTAGTCTAACATATTCCCCATTGACTTTCCCCATCACAGAAAGATCTGCCGGAACTGTAAGTGTGGGCTTACGGACCACGATGTGCAGATGAACTCTGATGATAACAGGAAGGTGGGCAAGCTGTTCGAGGATACCAAGTACACTGGCCTCATTGCCAAGCTCAAAACTGACGGTGTACCCACGTACAAGGGCAACCAGGTCACCTTCTCCATCTCTGCCAGCCCCATATCAGGAACTGCTGTTCCATACAGTCCCCAGTCTGCCCACAATGTGTCAGCCAATGCTGGCTATGGTGATGGAGCTGGCTATGGGTCCGGGGCTGGAGCTGGCTATGAGTCCGGGGCTGGAGCTGGGTCCGGGGCTGGCTATGGGTCCGGGGCTGGAGCTGGGCCCGGAGCTGGCTATGGGTCCGGGGCTGGAGCTGGGTCCGGAGCTGGCTATGGTGCTGGGGCTAGCTATGGTGCTGGAGCTGGACCCGGAGCTGGCTATGGGTCTGTGGCTGGAGCTGGGTCCGGAGCTGGAGCTGGACCCGGAGCTGGGGCTGGACCCGCTACCATGCCCAAACCTGGGGCAATCAGAGCCACTGCTGTGTCAGCCAATGTCGTACCTGTCAGGAAGGATGACGTTCCCCTGAAGTCTGTTACCTACGAGTGGGCTCCTCCAGGGGTGAAACAGCACATGGTAAGGGTATAACAACAGTTTATCTTcagtaacataacagtataaCTACTGTTTCATAGAATTAGAATACCCAGGGTTGAGAACACCGGTCTAGAAGAACCTTGCCAGTATTGTTTCCTTTGTTTCTGTAAGGAATGTCATCGTGGCCTAGCCGAgtaaaaaacaaatgttttaggttgtcttttttttatttttttttaaccaggctaATCACTAGAAACAGACTGTCCACTAGAGGTCACACTTTGTATCTCTTCATATCCCTCAAAAAGTATGTGTTAAGTAGTGGTAGTTTGGGAGAGGTTGTAAGATGTCCTATAACAACTGGTTGCCTCTCCCAATCTCTCCCTTAACAAGATCAGCACAGCAACATGGCTTAATTTTAGTCACGAGCCCAGGGAAGACTGTGTTAGATCTTCACtgcctctctctgtagctctcgttttttcactttctctctgtttgttcctctgactcttcctccctctttccttttcctaattttgtctgttttctctcttcatgtctttccttccctctctctcttctcctcccttcttaaCAAAGTCCTAATTCTCTCTCCTTTGCTCTCCAATTGACCGTCAGGCGGTACGCTACATCGAGCTCCTGCCCCCAGAGAGGCGTCCCATAGCGGGCACAGAGGGTGCAGCCTACCGCCGGCAACAGATGGCAGTGCAGCTACCGGAGCACGACCAGGATCCGTCCAAGTGCCATGAGCTGACCCCTGCAGAGGTCAAACAGATGCAGCAGTACGTCCGCAAGTATAAAGACGAGGCCCTGGGAGTGGGAGACATCAAACTTCCTGAGGAGATGATGGGTCAGGAGGGAGGACCAGGACAGGGAGCGCCAGGCATGGGAAGACATGGGATGGGAGCCCCTGGGCTTCCAGGTGGGCCTGGGGCATCTGTTGGGCCTGGAGTTGGGGCTGGGGGATCCTTTGGTCCTGGAGTTGGGGCTGGGGGATCCTTTGGTCCTGGAGTTGGGGCTGGGGGATCCTTTGGTCCTGGAGTTGGGGCTGGGGGATCCTTTGGTCCTGGAGTTGGGGCTGGGGGATCCTTTGGTCCTGGAGTTGGGGCTGGGGGATCCTTTGGGCCTGGAGTTGGGCCTGGGGCATCCATTGGGCCTGGAGTTGGGCCTGGGGTAGCCTTTGGTCCTGGAGTTGGGCCTGGGGCATCCGTTGGGCCTGGGGTAGCCTTTGGGCCTGGAGGTCCTGGTCGAACAAGGCTTGGGTCTGGGAGTATACTCGGGCTAACGGTACAGTTTCAACCTGGGATGGGGGCTGGAGGTTACCCTGGGGCAGGAGAAGGTGGACCAGGAGACATGGGtactgctgccactgctggtGCCATGAGTACTCCGGGAGCCCCTGGAGATCACCTGGCTGGACCCTGTGGACACTATGTAAGTACACTCTCCAATCGAAGTGTGAGAtattgtgactgactgacagtgGGTTATCCTCAGATCTGGTCCACTTCCTTCCTACTGTATGTCTTTTCTCTCTTCCTTCATCATGTATATTGAATGTATATTGGTTCCCTGATTTTGATCTCTTTCCAATGCCCTCTCTCCTCATCGTGGATTTAAAAGCCCTGGAAGCATATGACCCCCCCCTCACTGTCAGCCTCACTTCAGACACGTGGCTTTGTGAAGCTACAATTAGATTAGAGAGACTAGAGAATGACTGAACAAGGGAGTGATTTTCTCCGAGAAGCCGTAGATGAACTCTGATAGATAAGTGAAGTGTGTGTTGTCAAACTATACTTCAACAATACTTCAACTAACTTTCATATGAAGTACAgtggggggaaaaagtatttagtcagccaacaattgtgcaagttctcccacttaaaaagatgaggcctgtaaatttcatcatatgtacacttaactatgacagacaaaatgagaaaaaaaatccagaaaatcacattgtaggattttaatgaatttatttgcaaatgatgttggaaaataagtatttggtcacctacaaacaagcaagttttctggctctcacagacctgtaacttcttctttaagaggctcctctgtcctccactcgttacctgtattaatggcacctgtttgaacttgttatcaatataaaagacacctgtccccaacctcaaacagtcacactccaaactccactatggccaagaccaaagtgctgtcaaaggacaccagaaactaaattgtagacctgcacaatgctcggaagactgaatctgcaataggtaagcagcttggtttgaagaaatcaactgtgggaggaattattaggaaatggaagacatacaagaccactgataatctccctcgatctggggctccacgcaagatctcaccccgtggggtcaaaatgatcacaagaacggtgagcaaaaatcccagaaccacactgggggacctagtgaatgacctgcagagagctgggaccaaagtaacaaagccatcagtaacacactacgccgccagggactcaaatcctgcagtgccagacgtgtctccctgcttaagccagtacatgtccaggcccgtctgaagtttgctagagagcatttggatgatccagaagaagattgggagaatgtcatatggtcagatgaaaccaaaatataactttttggtaaaaactcaacttgtcatgtttggaggacaaagaatgctgagttgcatccaaaaacaccattcctactgtgaagcatgggggtggaaacaatgctttgggactgtttttctgcaaagggaccaggatgactgatccgtgtaaaggaaagaatgaatagggccatgtatcatgagattgagtgaaaacctccttccatcagcaagggcattgaagatgaaacgtggctgggtctttcagcatgacaatgatcccaaacacaccgcccgggcaacgaaggagtggcttcgaaagaagcatttcaaggtcctggagtggcctagccagtctccagatctcaaccccatagaaaatctttagagggagttgaaagtctgtgttgcccagcaacagccccaaaacatcactgctctagaggagatctgcatggaggaatgggccaaaataccagcaacagcgtgtgagaaccttgtgaagacttgcagaaaatgtttgacctctgtcattgccaacaaagggtatataacaaagtattgagattgaccaaatactt from Oncorhynchus masou masou isolate Uvic2021 chromosome 22, UVic_Omas_1.1, whole genome shotgun sequence harbors:
- the tes gene encoding testin; this translates as MEVEKEIKKMTLGHEIGAGAACLKCKDKCEGFELHFWRKICRNCKCGLTDHDVQMNSDDNRKVGKLFEDTKYTGLIAKLKTDGVPTYKGNQVTFSISASPISGTAVPYSPQSAHNVSANAGYGDGAGYGSGAGAGYESGAGAGSGAGYGSGAGAGPGAGYGSGAGAGSGAGYGAGASYGAGAGPGAGYGSVAGAGSGAGAGPGAGAGPATMPKPGAIRATAVSANVVPVRKDDVPLKSVTYEWAPPGVKQHMAVRYIELLPPERRPIAGTEGAAYRRQQMAVQLPEHDQDPSKCHELTPAEVKQMQQYVRKYKDEALGVGDIKLPEEMMGQEGGPGQGAPGMGRHGMGAPGLPGGPGASVGPGVGAGGSFGPGVGAGGSFGPGVGAGGSFGPGVGAGGSFGPGVGAGGSFGPGVGAGGSFGPGVGPGASIGPGVGPGVAFGPGVGPGASVGPGVAFGPGGPGRTRLGSGSILGLTVQFQPGMGAGGYPGAGEGGPGDMGTAATAGAMSTPGAPGDHLAGPCGHYSCHQCQLTMRQGEPAVYAERAGYDNLWHPACFVCCTCSELLVDMIYFWKKGQLYCGRHYGDSEKPRCGGCDELIFSNEYTQAEDQNWHLKHFCCFDCDCVLAGETYVMENNKPVCKPCYMKSHAAVCTACQNPVEPEAQRVSYGEFHWHAEPQCFQCSCCAKCLIGERFMAIQGMLFCSVECKKKTMT